The following proteins are encoded in a genomic region of Paenibacillus sp. FSL R7-0273:
- a CDS encoding class I SAM-dependent methyltransferase, translating into MHKESVSHHSYEEMAEYYFRDIDNKPYNAHYERPATLSLLPEVEGKSVVDAGCAAGWYTEQLLRMGAKVTAVDFSSRMIEMTRRRVGGRARLIQADLNEPLEFLEDGSQDVILSSLALHYLKDWTPVMSEFRRTLKPGGVLVFSVHHPFMDFTHFGKENYFMTELLDDEWDTPDGKVKVQFYRRPLHQIISAVHRARFVLEELLEPMPTEAFRQQAPLAYDRLTHNPQFLFIRAYKPQL; encoded by the coding sequence ATGCACAAGGAATCTGTATCTCATCATTCATATGAAGAAATGGCAGAGTATTATTTTCGCGATATAGACAACAAGCCCTACAATGCCCATTACGAACGTCCGGCCACTTTGTCGTTGCTTCCTGAGGTCGAAGGTAAATCCGTTGTCGATGCGGGCTGTGCCGCAGGCTGGTATACAGAGCAGCTGCTCCGCATGGGCGCGAAGGTTACCGCTGTTGATTTCAGCTCCCGGATGATTGAAATGACCCGCAGACGGGTTGGCGGCAGAGCCCGGCTCATTCAAGCCGATTTAAATGAGCCGCTGGAATTTCTGGAGGATGGTTCTCAGGACGTCATACTTTCTTCACTGGCGCTGCATTATCTAAAAGACTGGACACCCGTAATGAGCGAATTCCGCAGAACGCTGAAGCCCGGGGGAGTACTGGTCTTCTCTGTGCATCATCCGTTTATGGATTTCACCCATTTCGGTAAGGAGAATTATTTTATGACCGAGCTGCTGGATGATGAATGGGATACGCCTGACGGCAAGGTGAAGGTACAGTTTTACCGCCGCCCGCTGCACCAGATTATATCGGCAGTACACCGTGCCAGATTTGTCCTGGAGGAGCTGCTTGAGCCGATGCCGACAGAAGCCTTCAGACAGCAGGCGCCGCTTGCCTACGACAGGCTTACGCATAATCCGCAGTTCTTGTTCATCCGGGCTTATAAACCGCAGCTATAG
- a CDS encoding bacterial Ig-like domain-containing protein, translating into MYKKRLLSVLTSILLLSSSLLPAAAAADGSDADPSAGMINISSSWKGSVFGDVGGQDKITAANFGITEHADSTVTLRSSADRGKISGSTEGITYYFQQIDPEADFELKATAHVDAWTANNQVSFGMMLRSNVWDNQSGAYTGDFTAVGALDQEMKAFYKSNGGSLQKTGYLFESATKPAAGEDYDLSIRKTGDLYVFTLDGVTKTLEGFGGAVQYAGLYTARNTTVTFSNVQLLQEEPIQLGPWTYSAFGGNTSAVKNPAPVDATETSVTLETYGGKISGSDEGLSFYFREIPAQANFELTATARVISFNSNSSISTPNQKSFGLMLRDSVGMNGDSAAVTSNYAAVGALDQVMKGFYKQAAQVKLSPFSGISVPAAGEEYGLRIKKSGNTLQLSAGVQTETVTLGGAFSDTLFAGVYAARDAMIAFSDISIRLETKTVTALTADTSAMPKTSYFIGEALDLTGLSVKALYSDNSEAILSPADYIVTGFDSSKAGANTVTIHYNGAAAAITLQILPLSVSGLTVKYYPAKTVYYPGDTFDPQGLVLMAGYNSSTAVTELDDSLYSLSIKGESVTEQAPYLFTEAGVYEVTVTSVETPEVTTAFDIKVEDATLSKMEIRNLPEQTVYYIGDSLKLEGLVLYAHYSDGSSQRLMKEEYTVSPLDTSAPGTKELTVTHKGVTAKFPVQVKIKQLTGIEVTAYPKTTFLLNEGFDSEGLAVSKVYDNGDREVLSSYTLDTSKFNSKAAGVYAIGVIPADHSIDSITYSVTVREASQPVWSSIQFGQSTSASNNQTLVREDGTVRLIALEGGGKVTEDHDGITFYYTVLDAAQDNFVLSADIQVSAYAKSPYDGQESFGIMARDAIGTAGNSSVFASNIAAIGGYSGGTKSSNGTQLFVRTGVESSDGAGSKGIKAVMLNTEQPAPGNTFPAAPYRLTLSKTNSGFTGQLNDGKEAVFFTPDILNVQDGKMYVGFYTARLATIDISSIQLTVTSAATDTPKVDPPQSPVTPVFDILSLGRTSQSDYQLILRPNVSGTVTLKQGSAVIAQDVRAEAGKRLALPASLAAQQDTNFSISFLPDDTQYLTSYDKIVRNFTVTMKSYGDKSDIYVSPAGTSTGDGTPEHPLDVDTAIDFVQPGQHIIVLDGRYVRSSKLEIKKYNDGTADAMKVLEAAPGARPVFDFDKKTEGVLLSGSYWHIKGLDFTRTAGNTKGFTVGGNHNIVENSRFYANGDTGLQISRTDGTAVELADWPSYNLILNSSSFDNRDPSDNNADGFAAKLTSGVGNVFRGCLAYNNIDDGWDLYTKAGTGAIGAVLIEDSAAFNNGHLTDGTTGAGDKNGFKLGGEGISVHHTIRNSIAFGNGAYGYTSNSNPGVIAENNIGFNNTRGNLSFTTYDHITPNFTIDGFLSYRTASIAKDQYPAGLASDKNFMYDGTISVNKSGKQLSDASFVSLIPVSSYARDAAGNVVWGDFLKFIPFSDNGPTATPSPAATPSPAATPSPAATPSPAATPSPAATPSPAATPSPATTPEPTPTASPDVPAIPGGTGATAELAVTAVQTDGSISISLPVTAAQGTARAVLTDITLQNALAQAKSQADGTRRLQLQLKENAAGGFSAYEITLPASAFTAGNSRLQLEVNTALAGFVLPDTLFRSAELTKAGSVTLKIGIAEATSTLKGQLGSSPLLTYELSVDGKLSGADSLGSAIGIRLPYQTALPASEHPFIVVWQVSSSGSITPVVSSSYDAVRRQAVFQTNHPAGQYAAVLHHPVFGDVSGQHWAKNEIEVLASRGIIQGVPGDGFLPGKSVTRADFALLLVRLLELSGTGSSTAAGFTDVQPGDYFHNGLLTAQQYGLINGQQDGSFHPQEPVSRQDMFVMTARALKAAGILQGDSAAARASADFADQAGIAGYAAADIAALAEAGFIQGDTGSRLHPAALSTRAEAAVLIYRILMR; encoded by the coding sequence TTGTATAAAAAACGCTTGCTGTCTGTACTCACATCCATCCTTTTACTGTCATCCTCGCTTCTGCCGGCGGCAGCTGCAGCAGACGGTTCTGACGCTGATCCGTCTGCAGGTATGATTAATATCAGCAGCAGCTGGAAGGGCAGCGTGTTCGGCGATGTAGGCGGCCAGGACAAAATTACCGCAGCGAACTTCGGTATCACTGAGCATGCGGATTCTACCGTAACCCTGCGCAGCTCAGCCGACCGCGGCAAAATTTCCGGCAGCACCGAGGGGATCACTTATTATTTTCAGCAGATCGATCCGGAAGCGGACTTTGAACTCAAGGCTACGGCTCATGTGGATGCCTGGACAGCGAATAACCAGGTATCGTTCGGAATGATGCTGCGCAGTAATGTGTGGGATAACCAGTCCGGGGCGTACACAGGGGATTTCACTGCTGTCGGTGCATTGGACCAAGAAATGAAAGCGTTTTATAAGTCGAATGGCGGCAGCCTGCAGAAGACCGGCTATCTGTTTGAATCAGCTACCAAGCCTGCAGCCGGAGAGGATTATGATCTCAGCATCCGGAAAACCGGAGATCTGTATGTCTTCACTCTTGACGGTGTCACCAAAACGCTCGAAGGCTTTGGCGGTGCAGTCCAATATGCCGGGCTTTACACCGCAAGGAACACAACCGTTACGTTCAGTAATGTACAGCTGCTTCAGGAGGAGCCTATACAGCTCGGCCCGTGGACGTACAGCGCTTTTGGCGGGAACACCAGTGCAGTGAAGAATCCTGCGCCTGTGGACGCTACCGAGACTTCGGTGACTCTGGAAACCTACGGCGGAAAAATCTCCGGCAGTGACGAAGGGCTTTCCTTCTACTTCAGGGAGATACCTGCCCAGGCTAATTTTGAGCTTACAGCCACGGCCAGGGTCATTTCGTTCAACAGCAACAGCAGCATCAGCACGCCGAACCAGAAGTCCTTCGGTCTAATGCTGCGGGATAGCGTCGGCATGAACGGCGATTCCGCTGCTGTAACCTCCAATTACGCTGCGGTCGGTGCGCTGGATCAGGTAATGAAGGGGTTTTACAAGCAGGCAGCACAAGTAAAGCTAAGCCCGTTCAGCGGGATATCCGTCCCGGCAGCCGGTGAAGAATACGGGCTCCGTATCAAAAAATCCGGCAACACCCTGCAGCTCAGCGCCGGCGTCCAAACCGAAACCGTTACGCTGGGCGGAGCCTTCAGTGATACGCTGTTCGCGGGGGTGTATGCAGCCAGAGATGCCATGATTGCCTTTAGCGATATCAGTATCAGGCTCGAGACCAAAACTGTCACTGCCTTGACGGCTGATACCAGTGCGATGCCGAAGACCTCCTATTTCATCGGGGAGGCGCTTGACCTGACGGGCTTGTCTGTAAAAGCTCTGTATTCCGATAATAGCGAGGCTATTCTGTCACCGGCTGACTATATCGTAACCGGCTTTGACAGCAGCAAGGCCGGAGCAAATACGGTAACCATTCATTATAACGGTGCGGCTGCGGCAATTACCCTGCAGATTCTTCCGCTGTCTGTATCCGGGCTTACAGTCAAATACTATCCGGCCAAAACGGTCTATTATCCGGGCGATACCTTTGATCCGCAGGGCCTTGTCCTTATGGCCGGCTATAACAGCAGCACCGCCGTGACTGAACTGGACGATAGTCTTTATTCATTGTCCATCAAAGGTGAAAGTGTAACCGAGCAGGCGCCGTACCTGTTCACCGAAGCGGGTGTTTATGAGGTGACTGTCACCTCGGTGGAGACACCGGAGGTAACAACTGCCTTTGACATTAAGGTTGAGGATGCTACTCTCAGCAAAATGGAGATCCGCAATCTTCCTGAGCAGACCGTTTACTACATCGGGGATTCACTGAAGCTGGAGGGGCTGGTGCTCTACGCGCATTACAGTGACGGGTCGTCACAACGGCTGATGAAGGAGGAATACACCGTTTCTCCGCTTGATACATCGGCCCCCGGTACAAAGGAGCTTACTGTGACCCACAAGGGAGTTACTGCCAAGTTCCCTGTTCAGGTCAAAATAAAACAGCTGACCGGCATCGAAGTTACCGCCTATCCAAAAACAACCTTCCTGCTGAACGAAGGCTTTGACAGTGAAGGGCTTGCCGTCTCCAAGGTGTATGACAACGGTGACCGGGAAGTGCTCAGCAGTTATACCCTCGACACAAGCAAGTTTAACAGCAAGGCAGCCGGTGTGTATGCTATCGGGGTTATCCCGGCAGATCACTCCATCGATTCCATTACTTATTCTGTAACGGTTAGAGAAGCCTCTCAGCCGGTATGGAGCAGCATCCAGTTCGGCCAGTCTACTTCTGCATCCAATAATCAGACGCTTGTCCGCGAGGATGGCACAGTCCGCCTGATTGCCCTGGAAGGCGGAGGCAAGGTTACCGAGGATCATGACGGTATCACGTTCTACTACACCGTGCTTGATGCGGCGCAGGATAATTTCGTGCTGTCTGCAGACATTCAGGTATCTGCCTATGCCAAGTCCCCGTATGACGGTCAGGAATCCTTCGGGATCATGGCCCGGGATGCAATCGGCACCGCAGGCAATTCCAGCGTATTTGCTTCGAACATAGCGGCAATCGGCGGCTATAGCGGCGGCACCAAAAGCAGCAACGGAACCCAGCTGTTTGTGCGCACCGGGGTAGAATCCTCCGACGGAGCCGGAAGCAAGGGAATCAAGGCTGTTATGCTGAACACCGAGCAGCCTGCTCCAGGCAATACGTTCCCTGCAGCTCCTTATCGGCTGACGTTGTCCAAAACAAACAGCGGCTTTACGGGCCAGCTTAACGACGGCAAGGAAGCGGTGTTCTTTACGCCGGATATTCTGAACGTGCAGGACGGCAAAATGTATGTGGGCTTCTACACAGCCCGGCTGGCGACTATAGATATCAGCAGCATTCAGCTGACCGTAACCTCCGCAGCTACGGATACGCCTAAGGTAGATCCGCCGCAGAGTCCGGTTACCCCGGTCTTTGACATTCTGTCGCTGGGCAGAACCTCACAGTCTGATTATCAGCTGATTCTGCGGCCGAATGTCAGCGGAACGGTAACGCTGAAGCAGGGCTCTGCCGTGATTGCACAGGATGTCAGAGCCGAAGCCGGCAAACGGCTTGCGCTTCCTGCTTCACTTGCAGCGCAGCAGGATACAAATTTCAGCATCAGCTTTTTGCCGGATGATACCCAGTACCTGACCTCCTACGATAAAATCGTCCGTAACTTTACCGTTACTATGAAAAGCTATGGTGACAAAAGCGATATTTACGTCTCTCCAGCCGGAACAAGCACCGGGGACGGTACGCCGGAGCATCCGCTCGATGTTGATACCGCAATTGATTTCGTACAGCCGGGACAGCATATTATCGTTCTGGACGGCCGGTACGTGCGCAGCAGCAAGCTTGAGATTAAGAAGTACAATGACGGGACGGCAGACGCCATGAAGGTGCTTGAGGCTGCTCCCGGTGCCAGACCGGTCTTTGATTTTGATAAAAAAACAGAGGGCGTCCTGCTGAGCGGCAGCTACTGGCACATCAAGGGACTGGATTTCACGCGTACGGCCGGCAATACCAAAGGCTTCACCGTAGGCGGCAATCATAACATCGTTGAAAACAGCCGTTTCTATGCCAACGGCGATACCGGCCTGCAGATTAGCCGGACAGACGGTACCGCTGTGGAATTAGCAGATTGGCCGTCGTACAACCTGATTCTGAACAGCTCCTCCTTCGATAACCGTGACCCTTCCGACAATAACGCCGACGGCTTCGCCGCCAAGCTGACCTCCGGTGTCGGAAATGTATTCAGAGGCTGTCTGGCATACAACAATATTGACGACGGGTGGGATTTGTACACCAAGGCGGGTACGGGAGCGATTGGCGCTGTACTGATTGAGGATAGCGCGGCCTTCAACAACGGCCATCTGACGGACGGAACAACGGGTGCAGGTGACAAAAACGGCTTCAAGCTCGGCGGAGAAGGGATTTCGGTCCATCATACGATCCGTAATTCCATCGCCTTCGGCAATGGAGCCTATGGCTATACCAGTAACAGCAATCCCGGCGTCATTGCCGAGAACAATATCGGCTTCAACAATACGCGCGGCAATCTAAGCTTCACCACTTATGATCACATTACGCCAAATTTCACGATTGACGGCTTTCTGTCCTACCGGACGGCCAGCATTGCCAAGGACCAATATCCGGCAGGACTTGCGTCCGACAAAAACTTTATGTATGACGGAACCATTTCGGTGAACAAGTCCGGCAAACAGCTGAGCGATGCCAGCTTTGTCAGCCTGATCCCGGTCAGCTCCTATGCAAGAGATGCCGCCGGGAACGTGGTCTGGGGCGATTTCCTGAAATTCATTCCGTTTAGTGATAACGGGCCGACCGCGACTCCTAGTCCGGCTGCGACTCCTAGTCCGGCTGCAACTCCTAGTCCGGCTGCGACTCCTAGCCCGGCTGCAACTCCTAGTCCGGCTGCGACTCCTAGCCCGGCTGCGACTCCTAGTCCGGCTACAACTCCGGAGCCGACGCCCACAGCAAGCCCTGACGTACCGGCGATCCCGGGCGGTACCGGAGCAACCGCTGAGCTCGCGGTAACGGCAGTACAGACGGATGGAAGCATCAGCATCTCTCTCCCGGTTACGGCTGCTCAAGGTACGGCCCGGGCGGTACTGACAGATATCACGCTGCAGAACGCGCTGGCCCAGGCTAAGAGCCAGGCAGACGGCACCCGGCGGCTTCAGCTCCAGCTGAAAGAGAACGCAGCAGGCGGCTTCAGTGCCTATGAAATCACGCTCCCTGCATCTGCGTTCACAGCAGGGAACTCCAGACTCCAGCTGGAGGTGAACACCGCTCTGGCCGGCTTTGTGCTTCCGGATACACTGTTCCGGTCAGCCGAGCTAACAAAAGCGGGCAGTGTTACGCTAAAGATAGGTATCGCTGAAGCTACTAGTACACTGAAGGGACAGCTTGGAAGCTCTCCTCTTCTAACTTATGAGCTTTCGGTTGACGGTAAGCTATCAGGAGCTGACAGCCTGGGCTCAGCAATCGGGATCCGCCTGCCTTACCAGACTGCTCTGCCTGCCTCCGAGCATCCGTTTATCGTTGTCTGGCAGGTCAGCAGCAGTGGCAGCATTACGCCGGTCGTAAGCAGCAGCTACGATGCCGTCCGCAGACAGGCGGTTTTCCAGACTAATCATCCTGCCGGGCAATATGCGGCTGTCCTTCACCATCCGGTCTTCGGTGATGTCTCCGGCCAGCACTGGGCAAAAAATGAGATTGAAGTGCTGGCCTCGCGCGGTATTATCCAAGGTGTACCTGGAGACGGCTTCCTGCCGGGGAAATCCGTTACACGCGCTGACTTTGCCCTGCTTCTGGTCCGGCTGCTGGAGCTGTCCGGAACCGGCAGCAGCACCGCGGCAGGCTTCACGGATGTCCAGCCGGGTGATTACTTCCATAACGGGCTCCTGACTGCTCAGCAGTATGGGCTAATCAACGGCCAGCAGGACGGCAGCTTTCATCCGCAGGAGCCGGTCTCCCGGCAGGATATGTTTGTGATGACGGCCAGAGCGCTTAAGGCCGCCGGTATCCTGCAAGGAGACTCCGCAGCAGCCAGAGCATCCGCTGACTTTGCTGACCAGGCCGGTATTGCCGGCTACGCTGCCGCTGACATTGCAGCGCTGGCAGAGGCTGGCTTCATCCAGGGGGATACCGGCAGCCGGCTTCATCCGGCGGCTCTGTCCACCCGCGCTGAAGCTGCTGTGTTGATCTACCGGATACTCATGCGGTAA
- a CDS encoding glycosyltransferase, whose translation MGKAAESHVNAVSIIVCTNRPEFFDNLLANYKTQQVKHKELIIILNKDSMKLKEYQLRAGSGHNISVYKLPESVSLGQCLNGAITKARYPLIAKFDDDDYYSPYYLKEQIRALNRTRSDIVGKHACLVYLEASRQLIVRSPKEQRKPVVFLQGGTLLFRKRVSSQVLFPDRSVGEDVNFLRRCKRKGFRTFATSTYNYVYVRRSDKGSHTWKAKDYFYLKGSVPVAVTGNFRSFADREL comes from the coding sequence GTGGGAAAAGCGGCGGAAAGCCATGTCAATGCAGTCTCTATAATCGTGTGCACGAATCGTCCGGAGTTTTTTGATAATCTGCTTGCCAATTACAAGACTCAGCAGGTGAAGCACAAGGAACTGATTATTATCCTCAACAAGGACAGCATGAAGCTGAAGGAGTATCAGCTGAGGGCAGGCTCAGGGCACAACATTTCGGTCTATAAGCTGCCGGAGTCGGTCTCACTCGGCCAATGCCTGAACGGTGCCATTACCAAGGCGCGTTATCCGCTGATTGCCAAATTTGACGATGATGATTATTATTCCCCTTATTATCTGAAAGAGCAGATCAGGGCGCTGAACCGGACCCGGAGCGATATTGTCGGCAAGCATGCCTGTCTCGTCTATCTGGAGGCAAGCCGGCAGCTGATCGTCCGGTCGCCGAAGGAGCAGCGCAAGCCTGTGGTTTTTTTGCAGGGAGGGACGCTGCTGTTCAGGAAGCGGGTAAGCAGCCAGGTGCTGTTCCCCGACCGCTCGGTGGGAGAGGATGTTAACTTTCTCAGGCGCTGTAAAAGAAAAGGGTTCCGCACCTTTGCCACCTCCACGTATAACTATGTCTATGTGCGCCGGTCGGACAAAGGCAGCCATACCTGGAAGGCCAAGGATTATTTTTACCTGAAGGGCAGTGTTCCAGTGGCGGTAACCGGGAATTTCCGGAGCTTTGCCGACCGTGAGCTATAG
- a CDS encoding M3 family oligoendopeptidase has translation MKFTEYPYERPDIDKLKQDFATLIKGLEADSLEEQKASITALNELRSGFETLLSLAYVRASINTLDEFYKAERNYFDEVEPILQEYITDYYKALVKSKYRTEFEQEWGSQLFDLAEISIRTFSPEVIEDLQLENKLATEYSQLIASAKIMFEGQERTLAQLTPFEMSPDRDMRKRAFQAKYDFMAAHEAEFDRIYDEMVAVRTGIARKLGYPSFVELGYDRMNRTAYDAGIVANFRKQVLEQIVPVAQKLKQRQNERLGLDKLKFYDESLIFNSGNATPKGDADWIVANGAQMYRELSPETGEFFTMMQNNELMDLLSKSGKEGGGYCAYFGKYQAPFIFSNFNGTSGDIDVLTHEVGHAFQAYSSRGLKVPEYAFPTHEAAEIHSMSMEFFAWPWMNLFFEEDADKYRFNHLAGSLEFIPYGVSVDEFQHFVYSHPEATPLERKQAWREIEQKYLPHRDYDGNSYLEQGSFWHKQSHIFRTPFYYIDYTLAQLCAFQFWKRSNEDFASAWSDYLRLCQAGGSKSFIELVELAGLISPFKDGCVGSVIGEIESWLDSIDDKAL, from the coding sequence ATGAAATTTACCGAATATCCCTATGAACGCCCCGATATTGACAAGCTTAAGCAGGATTTCGCAACCCTGATCAAGGGTCTGGAAGCAGACAGCCTGGAGGAGCAGAAGGCCTCCATTACCGCGCTGAATGAGCTGCGCAGCGGATTCGAAACCCTGCTGAGTCTGGCCTACGTCCGGGCCTCGATCAATACCCTGGATGAATTTTACAAGGCAGAGCGGAATTATTTTGATGAAGTTGAACCTATCCTTCAGGAGTACATAACCGATTACTACAAAGCACTCGTAAAGTCTAAATACAGGACTGAATTCGAGCAGGAATGGGGTTCCCAGCTCTTTGACCTGGCTGAAATTTCGATCCGTACCTTTAGTCCGGAGGTCATTGAGGATCTGCAGCTGGAGAACAAGCTGGCCACCGAGTACAGCCAGCTCATCGCTTCAGCCAAAATTATGTTTGAAGGCCAAGAACGCACTTTAGCCCAGCTCACACCGTTTGAGATGTCGCCCGACCGTGATATGCGTAAACGGGCATTCCAGGCCAAATATGATTTTATGGCAGCACATGAAGCTGAATTTGACCGTATTTATGACGAGATGGTTGCCGTACGTACAGGCATCGCCCGCAAGCTTGGATATCCCAGCTTCGTTGAGCTCGGCTATGACCGGATGAACCGGACCGCCTATGACGCCGGCATAGTTGCCAACTTCCGCAAGCAGGTGCTTGAGCAGATTGTACCTGTAGCGCAGAAGCTGAAGCAGCGCCAGAATGAACGGCTGGGTCTGGACAAGCTGAAATTTTATGACGAATCCCTTATTTTTAACAGCGGAAATGCTACGCCAAAGGGGGATGCCGACTGGATTGTTGCTAATGGTGCACAAATGTACCGGGAGCTCTCACCTGAAACAGGCGAATTCTTTACGATGATGCAGAACAATGAGCTGATGGACCTCTTGAGCAAAAGCGGCAAGGAAGGCGGCGGATACTGCGCCTATTTCGGCAAGTACCAGGCGCCGTTTATTTTCTCGAATTTTAACGGAACCTCTGGAGATATTGATGTGCTGACCCATGAGGTAGGCCATGCTTTCCAGGCGTATTCCAGCCGCGGCCTGAAGGTTCCTGAATATGCATTTCCTACCCATGAGGCCGCAGAGATCCACTCGATGAGCATGGAGTTTTTTGCCTGGCCGTGGATGAATCTGTTCTTCGAGGAGGATGCCGACAAATACCGGTTCAACCATCTCGCAGGCAGCCTGGAGTTTATTCCTTATGGTGTATCCGTAGATGAATTCCAGCATTTCGTATACAGCCATCCCGAAGCGACTCCGCTTGAACGTAAGCAGGCGTGGCGCGAAATTGAGCAGAAGTATCTGCCGCACCGTGACTATGACGGCAACAGCTATCTGGAGCAGGGCAGCTTCTGGCATAAGCAGTCGCATATTTTCCGCACTCCGTTCTACTATATCGATTACACCCTGGCGCAGCTGTGCGCTTTCCAGTTCTGGAAGCGTTCGAACGAGGATTTTGCAAGTGCCTGGAGCGATTATCTCAGGCTCTGTCAGGCTGGCGGCAGCAAATCCTTCATTGAGCTGGTAGAGCTGGCCGGGCTGATCTCACCGTTTAAGGACGGCTGTGTCGGCTCGGTAATCGGCGAAATTGAGAGCTGGCTGGATTCGATTGACGATAAAGCTTTATAA
- a CDS encoding LysR family transcriptional regulator codes for MNLNLIKLQIVELLYKHKKITTVASVLGLKQPTVTYHLKNLELQLGEKLFEPRMDKMILTESGRAFLHYAVKINALAAEAERVVKEFSLAGRSSLSIGASYVPATYILPGILSRFGELHPETTVSLSVKPSPVIKEMLVNQELDLGILSTESFYLPSLHSQPLCEDELVLVFAPGHDFAGYPELTPSLISEAKFIQHNSQSSTGRITSKWFEDCGFEPRAHLLLDSLEAIKHSLMSGRYVSFISRLAVADEVASGKLIMRPIPEYRCQRRIFYSYNRDRHLSPFIGLFIELMQNFCL; via the coding sequence ATGAACCTGAATTTAATCAAGCTGCAGATTGTTGAGCTTCTGTATAAGCACAAAAAAATAACAACGGTTGCAAGCGTTCTCGGCCTGAAGCAGCCGACAGTAACCTATCATCTCAAAAATCTGGAGCTGCAGCTCGGGGAAAAGCTGTTTGAGCCGAGGATGGACAAAATGATTCTCACAGAAAGCGGGAGAGCCTTCCTCCATTATGCAGTCAAAATAAACGCCCTGGCTGCCGAGGCAGAGCGTGTAGTGAAGGAGTTCAGCCTTGCCGGACGCAGCTCGCTGAGCATCGGTGCCAGCTATGTTCCGGCCACCTACATCCTGCCCGGAATTCTGAGCCGTTTCGGCGAGCTGCATCCTGAAACCACAGTGTCGCTGTCCGTAAAGCCTTCGCCAGTCATCAAGGAAATGCTGGTCAATCAGGAGCTTGACCTGGGGATTCTATCAACGGAGTCCTTTTATCTGCCCAGCCTGCACAGCCAGCCGCTCTGCGAGGACGAGCTTGTACTCGTGTTCGCGCCGGGGCATGACTTCGCAGGTTATCCGGAGCTGACCCCCTCCCTGATCTCGGAAGCAAAGTTTATCCAGCACAACAGCCAGTCCAGCACCGGGCGGATCACAAGCAAATGGTTTGAAGATTGCGGGTTCGAACCCCGCGCCCACCTGCTGCTGGATTCCCTGGAGGCGATCAAGCACTCGCTGATGAGCGGCAGGTATGTATCCTTCATTTCACGGCTTGCGGTTGCGGATGAGGTGGCCTCCGGTAAGCTTATCATGCGTCCAATTCCGGAATACCGCTGCCAGCGGCGGATTTTCTATTCCTATAACAGGGACCGTCATCTTTCACCCTTCATCGGCTTGTTTATTGAGCTGATGCAGAACTTTTGCCTCTAA